The following nucleotide sequence is from Pagrus major chromosome 16, Pma_NU_1.0.
ATAGATAGATTATTTTTTGCCATCAAATGCACCAAAAACTACATTGAAAACAAATGCTggtattaattaatttataaaatgtaacaaaaattgataataatgttttaatttgctgctttatttttttattcacctttgtattaattcacCTACTTATTTACTTTCCAATTTTCCATTCCAtttgttaatttattcattttaaaattcattattttatttatttatttatttatttatttatttattatcttccAATTAATTTCCACAAAATTATCTATTTATgcgtctttttttccttttcagatatatatatacagatatatGCAGTATATGCAGCAGGTTATGTCGAATGATCTcatcataaatgttttttttattcattctgaCTTCTGCAGCCATGGACTGGGAGAAGTCATTGAACCAATCCGGGGTGAACTCCCCTACACCAGCCTCTTCATCATCTCCGTCCATGTCTGACTCTTCATCCACCTTCTCTtcatcctgctgcagctcctctcaccccctcctcttGACCTCCCCGATCTCAGCATCCTCCTTCTCAGGGCTGGACCTCCTGTCCGACCTCAAGCTCGTCTTCATCCCTCTCTACTCAGCCGTGGTCCTGGTGGCCTGCTCAGGcaacctcctcctgctctttctCATGTGGCACAAcaagaaaagacacaacacaacaaatttCCTCATCAGCAACCTGGCACTTGTCGACCTTGTCATGTGCATCTTCTGTGTCCCTTTGACAGCATCTTACGCTTTTGACCAGCGTGGATGGGTATTTGGTCCTTACATGTGTCATTTTGTCACAGTCATGCAGTCTGCAGCTGTCTATGCAGCGGTCCTGTCCCTCATGGCCATCGCAGTGGACCGTTACGTGGTTGTGGCTTATCCCATCCGTGAAAGAGCAGGGTGGCGGTTCTGCTGGGGTCTGGTGGCCTTGATCTGGCTGTCCTCTATGGCTTTATCCACACCTACAGCACTACACACTGTCTACCTGGACCTGCGGACTGCAGGGCTGCAGATGGCCATATGTGAGGAGTTCTGGGACGGCCAGGAGCGAGGCCGTCTCATCTACTCCtgtttcatcctcttcttctcctactTTGTCCCACTGGCTGCTGTCACCATTTCCTACTGTGCTATATCCTATCAGCTGAAAAAGAAGACCACGTTGGGCTTGACCGCATGCCCAGAGTTGAGATCTGCAAAGGCTGCATGGAGCAGACGGAGGAGGAAGACCTTCAACTTGCTGTTGGTGTCCGTCCTCTGTTTTGCCTTCTCATGGTTACCCTTACAGGTACAGATGAATGGGAAAGAGATGATTTGATGGGTATATGcttcatatttacagtataggATTACAGAGTCAATATTCTCAGCTTACTttctgcaagaaagcaaatcaTCTTCAGACTGAAGACACTACACTGATTCATCATTGTCAGTGACCTAATCATTAGCAGTGGGGCTCCAGTAGTCTGGTGAAAGCAGCCTTGACAGCTCAATGTGTCATGTTACTTCCTTGTTACAAGCCTATTAAAAGACCGAACAAAACCATAATGTGATAGCTATCACGAATAGTTACTTGCTGAGCTTTAAACCTTATTAACAGTGCTTATAGGCCTAGTTTTGTATTGAACTGAATGTAGCAGCTTAAACCAACGACAGACTGAACATATGTCTGATTATCACAAATCTTTGACTTGAACCAGTGTTCCATAATTTCAATGGCTAACTTATGTTGaactatttatttaaaaataacaaattccCAAAGAAATTAATTCTTGATTTAAATATCAGGTGACGTTTACCTTTGATGACTGCTTTGAATAACATAGTCTTAACTCTACAGGTGGTGAATCTGATCCGTGACCTGGACACAGACTTCTCCATCTTAGGGAAGAAATACGTGAACATCATCCAGGTGTCGAGTCACCTGTTCGCCATGAGCTCCGCCTGCTACAACCCTTTCATTTACGCCTCGTTGCACGACAAGTTCCTGTCCTGTCTGTGTCAACACTTTCTGCACCAGAGGAGAGCAAAAGGAAAGGACAGGGGCCAAGGGTCAAGCGTCCTGACAATTTCACACAGGGTGCCGCGGCCCCACACCTCCACCACTGTGGCAGATTTACCAGGTGCTGTTGTAAATAACATTGGTCCTCAAGACAACTATGGTTAaattgttttgggtttttttttcagttcagcagacacaaaaatgtctccactggtgttttcttttgctcAGCTGGATAAGAATCTCCTCTAAAGAAAAGACCAATGACAGCTTCTTCACTTACTGAATCTTGTCAGCCCTTATACTGACAGACAGCAAAGTCACAATACACACCAGCTCTGTCTTTTTTACTGAATTTATACAATTTAAACATTAGCCTTTGATTAAAAGGACTTATGTGTGTAATAATTTATATTCTTGAGAAATATATGGATATTTATGTACCGAAAAATATGCTATTGTGAGCTTGAAAATACCTCTGAGACAGTTATTTTGCTCTTGTCTACATAAAAGAAACATTACACTTTATagttttttatcagatttatcATATTCCTGTGAACTCCTAATACTGTACATCAACTTAATGGCATGTTTATGTACATGATTTAATGCTCTATATGTGTATTTGCCATTCCTGACTTTTAGTCATAGTGTATTGGGATAATTGTATATGTGGATTATATGTGTGATGTTAAACCTATTCTGTGGAATGTCACTTAATAAACGGGTTTATTTAATTTATCCTTCCCTCCCCATCCATTTAATGCTGGTTTAGAGATCAAATAGTCATCATGAAGCGTTTCTgtgataatgaatgaataatgtaTCTCTCGGTCATTCAGTTTGGCTTTGAGCCACTGAACACTTTCCACACTTTCTGCAGCGGCTGTGACATTTGACGAAACACAACACCGTATGCAAAATGTGCGGCGTGTTTAAATGTCAACTTTTTGATggtcagagaaaaaaatcatcatctttgcttatcatttgtttgtgtgaaacagTATATAGTGAATAAAACCGAGATATAATGTAATTAATTGAGGGAAAAGAGAATGTTTATGtcctttaaaaggtgcactttgtcattttggagaagaaatttctTCTTCATTCTTCACTGACTGACTAAGACTATGCAGTTGTTCTGATGTCTACTCTTGACTGACAATTCTGCGATAGTGTTGCAGGGCATtctgacatgaaaaaaacaatttacagGCTTTCACTTTGTATTGCAGTGTATTCTTTTCTCTCTAAAGTCACAATGCTTCAAAAACACCTCCCATGGAGTAACAGTTTTACCTAGAGGTTGCACTGTAGGAAGATGGAAAACCCAAAATAATTAGTGAGAGTTTTAATGCCGTTGTAGGtcagaaaaaacattaacaaattaACATAATTTTTCATATCCTATACCACATAAGCCGAAAGTGTTGTCACATTGTTGATCattcaggaaaaaacagcaCCAAATTGCCACAATAATCTGAAACCTTCTTAAAGCCATCTTGGCTGTGACTCAGAACTTCGCCTATGTGTATAGCTGTACAGAGGGCAGGTGATGTTCAAAAGACTGCAGAGTGGTGTAAAATTGGAGTGAGTCAGTCACAGGAAAGCCTTGCAGGTGTGTAATTTAGActctgaaataaagaaaaagagacttGCTCTCAGAACTCGTGTTTCTTTCATGAGAGAAAGAAATCCCATTTGAAGCAATTTCTTCACCTCTTCAGACAGTTCTGACACGTGAGAAAATCTTTTGTTGAGAGACTTAAAGGgaaaaaggcagttttttttttatcactgaaaGTAGAAAGCAGGATATGGTTCTTAACCTTAATATAACTACCCTTGCAGCTCTATCAGATGGTGAGTGGTCTCACAACAGTTgcttaatgctgctggactgtacaattctttgtgaaggactcgggttgGATTTTCCTCGACAGGATGTGAATCTATGCAACGATCCGCTCTACTCGTCTCTGAATGGTTGCCTTCGTGGTTCTGATACGATGGTTTAGGAGCTGTAGATACCCTGGTAAACACACAGACCTCTTTGGCCTCCTTCccggtctgctgctgctcccctcTGTGTCACTCATCCTCCGGAAACCACTCTTTGCTGTCTCAGGCAGAGCGACAAGGAGGTCGGTGTGTTAACTGGGGAAACTGTGTCACAATCTACTGTACCAGCTCCGCTGTtgcctgtttgttttacaaaccaactgcaagaaaaacacatataCAGCCTATTAACACtagacaaccactgaacataccTACAGTGGTTGTCATACAGGAAAcagcatgctagctagctaattcttGTCTAATTTGTGGTGTGATTAAACAGCAAGAACCTGATTAATGTATCTAGCATGGAGTACAGGAACCACAAAGTTCTCGAGACTTTCGTCATAGGAAATAGATGCAAGCCAATCAGGGGCAGAGTAGGATGGGTCTTGTGAGAACCAGTGGGAATCCTTGATACTGTGCctattaaagatataatataccTGTACTGTAGGTACATAGGCTACCGCCCAGTTAGCAGCTTATAGCATATAGCTTACTGTTAATTgtgacacatttgtttttgcatGGCTCAAATTTGAATTGAGCTGGTTGGGAATTATTTATTATAAGTAGGCCTACATCTATATATCTTGTACTGGCTGTCGCTGAAGAAAACAGGACCAGGATATTCAGAAGAGATAGCTgcaagtcaaacacacactcacactgcacTGCATGCACAGAGGCACACTAACAAATATCTTCTGAATAACTTTAATTGAGGCAGCTGAACTTTTTGACTTATTTTCCACCCGTTCGCTGTCACAGATGCAAATGATTTACCTACTTGTGCCATTTAAAATCTCATAACCTGATTGAGTAGTGCCACAGGCCTCATACATATTCATCCGAGGCCTGATTATTGTAGATGATTTATGTCTCCTCGTGTCTGCTGTCAAGATGCTCACACTCTTGTTTCTTCCTGTCAGGATCTACGCAGCGTAACAGATAAATGGTGGTAATCATGTCAGGTGCAAAAAGATGAATGAATTACAAATGTGGAAAGAAAGGGGAAGAGCGTGAGGCAACAAAAACGACAGTGGTTTTGATTTATGTcgataaaatataatttttctttgcattttaaattacatttaaatgcaaatatatgtgattttcctttgatTCACATTCTTTTCATGCAACAAAAGGTAAGTTCCTTTCATTGCACGCACAGGCGACGGATCATTGTCAGGAATCTATACATTTCTAATTGTccttaaaaacagacaataaacatTTGGCTGACTGATGCAGAGATGAGAACTAGATGTTGTAAGAATTGATTCAATCATGATTACATAGGAGCTTGTCAAGCCTTATTAAGTTTGTAATATGGATATAGCTTATCCTGCAAGGCTGTAGTTAATTAATATTGACAGTCTTTCAAGTCCTGCATGAACCCTTTGGGTAGAGCACATTGTCTGACACATCAATAATATTATTTTTCGAAAGCCTTTAAAATCTCAGTGTCGTGGTCGCTGTGATGACTGTATTTGATCAAACCAATCAggtataaaaaaatattggctGACTGAGCCACCATGTGGGCACCAACTATTACTACACCTCTTCAACCTGCCAACAGTATATGCCAATTAAATTTGAACACAAGCCATAAAAAAACCTCTCAACACATGTTCAAActcatatattatttattacaattaaatatttttcttatattACAGAGGTCCATTTGAAACCATACAAATAATCTGTGCTGTGATTAATATTTCCAAGATATTTCCAAAAAACGCCATGCAAAGAATAAGAACATAAACTCACATCAGAGGAACCAAAGTTTAGGTTTTTGTACACCTGGGGATGAAATTAAATTCATGTTTCGATACCTTctccgctctctctctttttggtGCAAACGTTTCCTTGTGGTGATTCGAGATCAGACCAGCGTCTTCTGACAAAAATGGAAGGCATTTGGAAGGTGggtaaaaacaacagtaactGCTCGTCCTTCTctcaatggaaaaaaaacaacacttggaATATATATATGGGCTTAATGGGAACAGGCACAGAGGACCAATTAAGACATAAGTATCACACATCTTGATTACACATAATTAGTTTGCTGAGTGATTCCTAAGGCCATAATACGTGCTGTGTGTGGTCTCTAACTCTGATTCAGAACACCGAGGGGGATTTTAAATTGCAGAACCAAATCAaaccaaatgtgtttttacccAATTCTGCTTTGTAGTATTGTGCTGTGTAGGTTTTACTGCTGTACATCCACCATCCGTcaatattcaaaaaaatgtttcagtcagtgGAGAGAGTCTGCCATATAACCTTTGGTTTTCTGAGAGAAGCAGGGTctatttgttttctcattttggcCAATAATTATGAATAATTATAATATCAATCTGAGCAGCCTTGCTCCAATTGAAAGTCAAACATTAAATCCATTAATTAATTACAGCAAGTTCTATTTCtgcaaatgaacacacaaaatGTATCTACCCCCACCCTTTGTACAGGGAGTAAAGCAGAAGTCAGCAGGATGTGGGCATTTTCAAGTGATACTCCACCCAAACCTATCTTTTGACTCTCACATAATCACCCACTGTCATGTACAGCGGTTGCGGTCAGCTTGAAACGTGTCGGATAAATAGGATTCAAATGATGGCAAAATTCAATGGCAAGAAGAAAGAGTGGAGTTAAAACGCCTCCAACAATCCTGCAAATTCTTCACTATCCATCCATATCGTCAGTATTTTCAGTAACTCACCATTTGGCCAAAATATGGCTAAGAACACCGACTCCTTGCTGTGCTATCGACCTTGTTGAAAAAAACTGTATCTTTAACTGTAATTTGGCAAAAGGTGATAGTTTGGAACATAATGAGCACACAGATGGGCAGTTGAGAGAAGGATCATGAGAAAGAAAAGGTTGAGAAAAGTTTCTTTGGacattgctttttttgtccacCATTAAATCTTGAAACAACTGTAATTCACTGTAATTGCTAGGATTCAAGCTGACTGCAGCCGCTGCTCTTCAGGAAGCACAAACTACAAACTttgaaggataagttcacccagatATGAAAgttcagttattatctactcactgCCATGCACATGGAACGTTGGGTTAAATTTtgtagcccacaaaacatttctggagcttcacagcaaatgAGCATTCTActaaacaactgaggtagatggggacttgttttaaaatgtaaaaacacaactgataaaaataaacattaatggcTCCAGACCAACCAGTCTGAAGAGGGTGCATGAGCTCTACTGCGACTTGAGGGTGTTAATAAACGCCCTTTCAAATGAATTTGaaatctcggggcttccagagacttggattttgtttttacattttaaaacaagtcccaatctacttcagttgtttaggagaatgctgcaatgctgttttgctgtgaagctccagaaatgttttgatgacTACGCAACTTCCATTGGTATGAGGGGGGAgtaatggctgaattttcatttttgggggaatttatcctttaagcagttgttaaatattttgagaaatacatttatcattttctaCCACGCCTATGTCTGTACACTAAATACGAAGCTAAAGCCGGCAGATGATTAGTTTCGCCtcgcataaagactgaaaacagctatcagcaaacttgtttttatgctttcatttttttttataaacaatgTGCTAATTAGGGAGCTTTACAGgtgcttttgttgccttttcCAACAGAGCCAGATTTCCCCctgcagtctttatgctaaactcGGATAATCCACTGCTGCCTGCTTTAGCGTGAAGGTATGAgcgtggtatcaatcttctcgtTTAACTCTCCGCAAGAAATTAATGAATCatatttcacaacattttgagCGTTGGGTGTTCAAACGTGGGCAGACTCTTGTCAAAATAAGTGTTTATCGAGGATCAGTTAACCTTTCAGATCATATGAGATCGACGGACCTGCGATGCATCTCCAGCATCTAGGAATCTGGATCAGCACGCTAAAAAGCTTCGTTACCCCAGGCTGATATCGGTACACGTTTCTAAATGAAAGGCTGGGAATGTTCTCTAAGGCAGCAAGATCAAGGGCACAGGCTAATGGCAAGGTTAGGTttaaatcattgaaaaaactcaGCATTTAAAGGTGAAGAGGCAAAGCTTTATCATCTGAGGAGTGACAGGAGAATGACAGGGAGCTGGGAGAGGCCAAGGTGCATTTTGGTCCTGCAGGTTAAGCATCTCTGGTCACATGTTTGCAGGTGTCCTTCAAAAACGGTATCTAAGATCCTTCCAAATACTCCAAATGGGTCCTCTAATCTGCCTGGAGGACTTCAACATCTCAACACAACATTTAGTAGGTTCGTATTGGGCAAGCAAGCTCAATCAGTTACAGAAATACTATTGCGAATGACTCACACACTTTTCATCTTAGACAGTGCAGCTAAGGAGAGACAGCCTCGACCTCCTCTCTAAACAGGAATAAAAGCCACTCATCTAAAAACTCTATTCTTTAAAATTatcttttgaaaataaattatattttctcagtacagaaataaatacatatctTCTCTCAAAACATAGGAATGAATCATCATCACAGATCTAAATGCTACACTGAATACATTACTCACCATCTCATCGGTGAACAAACAAGAATATAGGTGACTAACTGATGCCATCTGCCATGAACAGACACTCATCCAGATATATAAATGCAAATATACAGTTAGCTGACACCGGATGTCAAATCACACCTCTGGCGAACAGCTTTGAGAAAGTAAAATATTCCTAAGCATTGGCATAACAGAAAGCCCCTCAATGCTCGGCTCATTGGACATCTTCACACCGCGAAATCAAATAAACTGAACTGTGCTTTCTTTGCAGAGTGCAGGTCAGTACGGAATCGTGAAAATCACCACTGAGGGGAATTTCAGAGTTACGGATATGACATGAAACTTGTAATTCTCTCAGAAAGTCACGAGAGATGTAGCCACGTCcacatttcattgtttgctgTGCGTGGTAATCAGTAATCAGTGGTAATAAAGTTAAACTGGATTTAATCAAACCTTCTGATCCAAAACCTCCCATAATTTcatgaaaatggaaatgttaaagggacaattcacaCCGAAATcaaaaagacatatttttccttttaccttTAGGGCTATTTACCCATCTTGATTGTTTCAGTTTGGAGTGTTGAGTTTTTGAGATATCGGCCGCGAgacgtctgccttctctctaatACAATGGAACTGGATGgattgtggtgctcaaagcgccaaatAAATACATTGGAAAAACTCGACAGCAATGGATAACTAGCACTACAGGTCAGAGGAAAGTATGTATTTTGGGGTAAACTGTccctttgaaaaataaaattttttaaaaattggatAATACACTAATCTGCTTTCTTACAAAGATTTAGATAAGAACATCGATACCACTCTGTCGTCTAAATATgtagctggagccagcagccggttagcttgGTTTAGAACAAAAGCCTGGTCTTTGTGCTTACCTAAGCTAAACTAAGTTAAGataaagctaagctaaactagtCCAGCTCCGTCCAAAGCCAGTGAGAAAAGCTAACTTAGGAAAACCCTTTCCCTTTGTTtccagtctgtatgctaagctaaactaactgGTGGCTGGCGGTAGCTTCATATTCACCAGACAGACATGAGTGTAGTAtaaatcttttcatctaaccCTCAGCTAGAAAGTGTGAAAGCAAATTTCCCAAATAACAACACTAGAGCTCTTCTGTAAGACCTCTGTCTGCAGTGCCTCGTAGAAAACCGCATGTTTCCACATTCAGATGGACATTGTGCAGCTGCAAATTACAGAGAAACCAAACGACAAGCGTGATTAAATCTCCAGTCACTCTGAAACCTCTTTGCTTCTCGTCTCTTTTCAGGAACTGATGTGGTACGATATGCATCAAATTTTCTTTAGCCATGGCGCATCATTGAGACACATTGTGTGTCTGATATCTGTCAGGCAGACAGTAATTCACATGTAACATCAACTTCTCTTCGTATCTatcaaatgtcacatttctAAGAGCTACAGTAGCATTTTCTACAGCAGAGTACGTTCAGGTTCTTCACACAGCTGCTACGACACCAGAGAGCCATGTATGATAAAGACCATTTACACTGCCATATCAACTCTTATACAATATGTCAGACCATTACGTATACTAAATAAATGTGTGGCATGTAAGTATGAACAACAGAgttcaaaacaaaatcatttaaagAACAGCTCATCTCTCATCCTTCATCCTGAACTTCCAGTTCCTCTCACACAGGCAGCAGGTAGGTACGTAGCTAATTAAAGTCGTGGAGGATGAAACCAGAGTAACATTATCTCACGTCCCATAGCATCATGTGTCACGCCCTGTCAGATGCTACTGCAGGTTCTTGAGGAGGCGTCCGTAGCGGAAGTCATAGACGTGTCGACAGAAAAACACCAGGTCTGGGTCGACGTCATCGGGCACACAGTGGTGGGTGGGCATGGCACTGCCAACAACAGGTGGCACCACGAGGGAGGCGGCACTGTCACGTACGCCGTCCCTACGGCGTTTTACCAAGGCACAAAATCTGCAAAAAGAACATCAAACTCAATCAACAACCAACTGTCTGAGAACTGAGGAAACCTGCCCGCTTTTAATGTTAAACatcatgcttttttttcagttaatcCAGTGGGTGTTTGAAAAACGCTTCAAAAAGGAGCACTGTCGACTTTTCTCAGCAGGACCATGTAATCTTTCAAAAGCAATATGTTTTCGTGCAGGGAAAATGCTTCAAATAAATACGCTAAAGCCACAATGAAAGGTAAAAATGCTTTCTCTCTTACCGGCAATACTGTGCCAATGTTAGGACATAGCATTTGTCTTCAATACAGGCCACACTGTTCACATCCTGGTGACGAGATGCAAAGACCTCATTCTGGAGAAAAGAAAGTtgtttgttgtaaaaaaaaacccatcttCCACCAAGGCTCAAAACAGTTGTTCCCCTAAAGCCTTCACAGTCTGCACATGTACACAGGGACTTTAAAAGACAACATCTGTATGTGTCATTGAACGCGATCACCTTCACCTCCAGGTGTGAAGACAGATTCACAGGAGAAAGATGCTTCTTCCTCTGAGTCAAAGCCATGCTACTGTTCTCACACCGGTGCcatgatgtgtttgttgtttgttagtGTAGCTGAGAAACGACAGACTTCATGCGGTTTATTGTTTCTGGAGATTTAATAAAGTGCAACTTGTTCCTCAGGGAGATGACTGACAACAGGAAGCGAGCACAACAGAAGCTGCTGCTCAACATGTGTGCctgcctgtgtgcatgtgtgtttgttcagtcgCTCCTTCAGACACACTTTCTGTTACTGACTCAAGCCGAAATCTTAGAAGTCTGCTCTTGAATTGTAATTTTCCTTTCGAGGCAAACACATAGTGTATAAATAGGAACAATTGGAAGGCTGAGCTAAATGGAAACACATTACTGTGTTGCAAAATTATCCCACAATTAAAGTATTTTCTTAGAGGAAAGCGAAAAGTCACAACAATGAGCCATGATATAAGGAAAACATGTTAAAGATCAAGCTGAAGAACAACCCTTCATGACTATTATTTCCTTATATGGAGGCACTTTGGATTGTATTACAAGGATTATACCACGGACACTTACCAAcagatttgtttgttgtcaaTAAATCTCATGAAAAgtccaaaaccaacaatgcatTAATCTTTTTCTCTGTACTTTCCTACTTCCGTCTGCAACAAAACCATTTGTTCCTACTGAAAATCTTTCAAATCAGgtcaaaaaatatatagtttcatttGGAGAAAGAGATGAGTGTTTATTGACAGATAGTGTAATTAGGCCATTTGTGGCGGActtttttcagctgtggattaatacGCATTTGTCACTCTGGTAGAGTGCTTACAAcagcaggactgtgtgtgtgtgtgggggggattGGCTCAAAATAACTTAGGGGCCATGTTTATGATAATGAAGGGGCATGTCACCCAGAGGAGCCGTGTGGCTTGTTGTTTCTAATAGTAtctggacaacaatggaggtTAATGACACAGAGGAATAAGCTATATCAGGCTTTGTATACACAGATGGTACTTGTGAATGagatcaattcattgttggCTTTGTTCtattcatgggatttgttgataATAACTAATATCATAATAATGTCAGCcttatcatttaaaatgtcagccAGTTTTAAAAGTCACTTCAACTGATGGTTATGTTAGGTTCACCTGAGAGACTTCTCAATATTCTTCTTCCTAAGTCTGAAATCCCATTTTATCTCAGTTTAGGATGACATTTAAGATTTTTGGtattacagaaacatgtttcctaACTGCATATTAGAAAACATCATATCTTATCTTAGGACACATCCTCAATTGCCATCCTGAATCCTAAGTCAGGATGGCG
It contains:
- the prlh2r gene encoding prolactin releasing hormone 2 receptor, translated to MDWEKSLNQSGVNSPTPASSSSPSASSFSGLDLLSDLKLVFIPLYSAVVLVACSGNLLLLFLMWHNKKRHNTTNFLISNLALVDLVMCIFCVPLTASYAFDQRGWVFGPYMCHFVTVMQSAAVYAAVLSLMAIAVDRYVVVAYPIRERAGWRFCWGLVALIWLSSMALSTPTALHTVYLDLRTAGLQMAICEEFWDGQERGRLIYSCFILFFSYFVPLAAVTISYCAISYQLKKKTTLGLTACPELRSAKAAWSRRRRKTFNLLLVSVLCFAFSWLPLQVVNLIRDLDTDFSILGKKYVNIIQVSSHLFAMSSACYNPFIYASLHDKFLSCLCQHFLHQRRAKGKDRGQGSSVLTISHRVPRPHTSTTVADLPGAVVNNIGPQDNYG